One stretch of Deltaproteobacteria bacterium DNA includes these proteins:
- a CDS encoding beta-ketoacyl-[acyl-carrier-protein] synthase family protein — protein MSARRVAVTGVGMVTAHGAGWRRNMEAFKAGRDSTAEVRAFDGSGYRASRCAEARDFVFAYKPLRLRASRLDRASKLLLTAFDEAMAMASMDRFDEPAAVVLGTTLGGMLSGERYHADGLRRGFDRARVSLLTDYLAHSQAANLKLEYSIRGPSLTLSDACASGATAIGTAFHMVRAGETRVAVAGGYDTMSEFTFAGFNALQAVSPTLCRPFDARRDGLVLGEGAAVLILEEMESAVARGAAVLGEVLGYGSASDAFHMTRPDPEGRGAASAMRRALDDAGLSPEEIDYINAHGTATPLNDLMEARAVRAVFGGRDVPVSSVKPMVGHTLGAAGAVEAAVCLMAISGGFLPPNINCDEPDPQCPLRIVHGPEEGVELRTALSNSFGFGGTNASLALAGVRR, from the coding sequence ATGAGCGCAAGGCGCGTTGCCGTGACGGGCGTGGGCATGGTGACGGCCCACGGCGCGGGCTGGCGGCGGAACATGGAGGCCTTCAAGGCCGGACGCGACTCGACGGCCGAGGTCCGGGCCTTCGACGGCTCGGGCTACAGGGCCTCCCGCTGCGCCGAGGCGCGGGATTTCGTCTTCGCGTACAAGCCGCTCAGGCTTCGCGCCTCGCGCCTTGACAGGGCGTCGAAGCTCCTTCTCACGGCCTTCGACGAGGCCATGGCCATGGCCTCCATGGACCGCTTCGACGAACCGGCCGCCGTGGTGCTCGGCACCACCCTTGGCGGCATGCTCTCCGGCGAGCGCTACCATGCCGACGGACTGCGGCGCGGCTTCGACCGGGCCAGGGTGTCTCTTCTCACCGACTACCTGGCCCACAGCCAGGCGGCGAACCTGAAGCTCGAGTACTCCATAAGGGGGCCTTCCCTCACCCTCAGCGACGCCTGCGCCTCGGGCGCCACGGCCATAGGCACGGCCTTCCACATGGTCCGCGCCGGCGAGACGAGGGTCGCCGTCGCCGGCGGCTACGACACGATGAGCGAGTTCACCTTCGCCGGCTTCAACGCCCTCCAGGCCGTCTCGCCCACCCTCTGCCGTCCCTTCGACGCAAGGCGCGACGGGCTCGTGCTCGGCGAGGGCGCGGCCGTGCTCATCCTCGAGGAGATGGAGAGCGCCGTTGCGCGCGGCGCGGCGGTGCTCGGCGAGGTCCTGGGCTACGGCTCCGCCTCCGACGCATTCCACATGACAAGACCCGACCCCGAGGGCCGGGGAGCAGCCTCGGCCATGAGACGCGCCCTCGACGACGCCGGGCTCTCTCCCGAAGAGATCGACTACATAAACGCCCACGGCACGGCCACGCCGCTGAACGACCTCATGGAGGCCCGGGCCGTGAGGGCCGTCTTCGGCGGACGGGACGTGCCCGTAAGCTCCGTAAAGCCCATGGTGGGACACACCCTCGGGGCCGCCGGGGCCGTCGAGGCCGCCGTCTGCCTCATGGCCATAAGCGGGGGCTTCCTTCCGCCCAACATAAACTGCGACGAGCCCGACCCGCAGTGCCCGCTCCGCATCGTCCACGGCCCGGAGGAAGGCGTAGAGCTGAGGACCGCCCTCTCCAACTCCTTCGGCTTCGGCGGCACCAACGCCTCGCTCGCGCTCGCAGGGGTCCGGCGATGA
- a CDS encoding DUF3473 domain-containing protein encodes MTVNAITVDLEDWYHVCGDGAQADPAGWDAYESRVTASTGRILDILDKAGAKATFFVLGYIADRNPRLIERIHREGHELAVHGYYHRRVFEMTPAEFEADLERSIRAVESVTGEPVLGFRAPEWSVTSGTYWAFEIMAAAGLSYDSSTVPLTRMGERGLPHLPHRVRTPSGEIIEFPLTTMKCFWERLPFTGGLPMRLFPYWLIAEALRSTNAAGQPGLVYIHPWEFDREQPRIELPLTRRFMHYFNTASTRPKLEGLLRHFRFAPIREVLGL; translated from the coding sequence GTGACGGTCAACGCCATAACGGTAGACCTCGAGGACTGGTACCACGTCTGCGGCGACGGCGCCCAGGCCGACCCCGCAGGGTGGGACGCCTACGAGAGCCGTGTTACGGCGAGCACCGGCAGGATACTGGACATACTCGACAAGGCCGGCGCCAAGGCGACCTTCTTCGTCCTCGGCTACATAGCCGACAGGAACCCGCGCCTCATAGAGCGCATCCACCGGGAGGGCCACGAGCTGGCCGTCCACGGCTACTACCACCGCCGGGTCTTCGAGATGACGCCCGCCGAGTTCGAGGCCGACCTGGAGAGGTCGATAAGGGCCGTCGAGAGCGTCACCGGCGAGCCCGTGCTCGGCTTCAGGGCGCCGGAGTGGTCGGTGACGAGCGGCACGTACTGGGCCTTCGAGATAATGGCCGCCGCCGGCCTCAGCTACGACTCGAGCACCGTCCCGCTAACGCGCATGGGCGAGCGGGGGCTGCCCCATCTGCCCCATCGGGTCCGCACCCCGAGCGGCGAGATCATCGAGTTCCCCCTTACGACGATGAAGTGTTTCTGGGAGCGGCTCCCCTTCACCGGCGGGCTGCCCATGAGGCTCTTTCCATACTGGCTCATAGCCGAGGCACTGCGCTCGACCAACGCCGCGGGGCAGCCGGGGCTCGTCTACATACACCCGTGGGAGTTCGACCGGGAACAGCCGAGGATCGAGCTTCCGCTGACGAGACGCTTCATGCACTACTTCAACACGGCCTCCACGCGGCCCAAGCTCGAAGGGCTGCTCCGCCACTTCCGTTTCGCCCCCATCAGGGAGGTGCTCGGCCTGTGA